One window of the Megalops cyprinoides isolate fMegCyp1 chromosome 2, fMegCyp1.pri, whole genome shotgun sequence genome contains the following:
- the acbd5a gene encoding acyl-CoA-binding domain-containing protein 5A, whose protein sequence is MREIALILHTRFDAKQSKELLLTHFAFCVTMADDNKPIHEKRFDAAVKVIHSLPSNGSFQPSNDMMLKFYSYYKQATQGPCDIPKPGFWDPVGKVKWEAWKSLGDMPKEEAMIAYVDEMKLILESMPMSGEVEELLQVLGPFYEMVEDQKKITQVSELSTGFGNMLRPPSRSVTKSIVRSMTENGTLEGSNRRAEHGNNNIKKVEEEEEEEEDEEDEEGEDEEEEEEEEAEKEKEVSTLKLKVDGSAGKPDVPLTNGTVEHRVPPLTNGTHSSKSALNGGESLGEPESAAKFPEATELNGHLSDHNEDVSSLHHLASDSDSEVYCDSVDQFGQEESSEVLNSLSLETNEGCQGSLPSCAEPGVLGGDCVEDDLRATPEGVQHGGEDGKASRSSPQRDRLSTDRPDSSLSRRGRSSRSASRASGAQGPLVGGGGDGERWGSEGGARGSLNEQIVTALARLQEDMQSVLERLHTLEALTASQARSLTLQPNYPSFPANKANKKPSWWPFDVSPGTVAFAVVWPFVAQWLVRLYLQRRRRKIK, encoded by the exons GTCTAAGGAGTTGCTGCTGACACACTTTGCGTTTTGTGTCACCATGGCGGATGACAACAAACCGATCCACGAGAAGAGGTTTGACGCTGCCGTGAAAGTGATTCATAGTTTACCTTCAAACG GTTCTTTTCAGCCTTCCAATGACATGATGCTGAAGTTCTACAGTTACTATAAGCAAGCGACCCAAGGACCCTGCGACATCCCCAAGCCTGGCTTCTGGGATCCTGTGGGCAAAGTCAAATG GGAAGCATGGAAGTCTCTGGGGGATATGCCAAAGGAGGAAGCAATGATTGCGTATGTCGACGAAATGAAGCTG ATTCTGGAAAGCATGCCGATGTCGGGCgaggtggaggagctgctgcaggtccTGGGACCGTTCTACGAGATGGTGGAGGATCAGAAGAAGATCACCCAGGTGTCTGAGCTGTCCACAG GTTTTGGGAACATGCTGAGGCCCCCTTCCAGAAGCGTGACCAAAAGCATCGTTAGGAGCATGACTGAGAACGGCACTTTAGAGGGCAGCAACAGGAGAGCTGAGCACGGGAACAACAACATCAagaaggtggaggaagaggaggaagaagaggaagatgaggaggacgaggagggtgaagatgaagaggaagaggaggaggaggaggcagagaaag AAAAGGAAGTTTCGACCTTGAAGCTGAAGGTTGATGGATCAGCAGGAAAGCCAGACGTCCCTCTGACCAATGGCACTGTGGAGCACAGGGTGCCGCCCCTAACCAACGGCACGCACAGCTCCAAGTCAGCCCTGAACGGCGGGGAGTCCCTGGGGGAGCCAGAGAGCGCCGCCAAATTCCCCGAAGCCACAGAACTCAACGGCCATCTCAGTG ATCACAATGAGGATGTGTCCAGTCTGCATCACCTGGCAAGTGATTCTGACAGCGAGGTGTACTGTGACTCTGTGGACCAGTTTGGCCAAGAGGAG AGCTCTGAGGTGCTGAACAGCTTGTCCCTGGAGACCAATGAGGGGTGCCAGGGGTCCCTTCCGTCCTGTGCAGAGCCCGGGGTGCTGGGAGGGGATTGCGTGGAGGACGATCTGCGGGCCACGCCCGAGGGTGTCCAGCACGGGGGCGAGGATGGCAAGGCCAGCAGGAGCAGCCCCCAGAGGGACAGGCTGAGCACAGACAGACCTgacagctccttgtccaggaGAGGAAGAA GCTCCAGGTCAGCAAGCCGTGCCTCAGGGGCCCAGGGGCCCTTGGTGGGCGGCGGGGGAGACGGGGAGCGCTGGGGGTCAGAGGGCGGGGCCCGGGGGAGCCTGAATGAGCAGATCGTCACGGCGCTGGCGCGGCTGCAGGAGGACATGCAGAGTGTGCTGGAGAGGCTGCACACACTGGAGGCCCTGACCGCTTCACAG GCTAGGTCGTTAACTCTACAACCAAATTACCCATCATTCCCTGCAAACAAGGCAAATAAG AAGCCGTCCTGGTGGCCTTTCGACGTCTCCCCCGGCACTGTGGCCTTTGCCGTAGTGTGGCCCTTCGTGGCGCAGTGGCTGGTACGCCTATACCTCCAGCGGAGGAGAAG aaaaataaagtga
- the mastl gene encoding serine/threonine-protein kinase greatwall, giving the protein MSVKYISEVALALDYLHRHGIIHRDLKPDNMLVSNEGHIKLTDFGLSKVKLDRELNLMDILMTPSLVKPKRDYFRTPGQVLSLISSLGFNTPAVEGKRHSSASAVSSPAPCGRAEQRRRSYCSPVLRKRKEHLFSPLSSERALHGPSNRMFSPSLLAKSLTPRLLKSRRRFETVSSSSSQSCFFHSTSDSESCVSPLWENAQEMEEVENFPYPNGRDVIGRMGRPSTTSKLPGDKTGHDFRKPGHDSALATLDNLDLSARTQRGQLDFTSEEFSRKTKNDAAQGSKLQFNDPESFGQGKAAPSAGGAVSAAGEQSSTAVTQPKAAWPTPKLTPSVKRGFEQVEKSPDYSEVQAKKKDVEYKRSCQVPERSTGLTGVFATVRLHSFGGEPLGCEAPEQQVAKRSSPAPVAKNLLCELEEPSEDTAAASGTGSDSSLTSDGDLRRSLSLDSDSSLQDMSIISATPLREAPGPGGAPRGGSLTSPSSSLEEMDEGEGHPRVPRGAGGGGPSSAPPGGPASSPALLKPRNVVAFRSYCSSINRSNMSGCSRLSLVSVDTMETSTSASYHSSSVAMTPVQRRRGPSSCSSLYQTPQQTTSHTPFRTPKSVRRGPAPVEGGPLLGTPDYLAPELLLGKPHDFMVDWWALGVCLFEFLTGVPPFNDETPQLVFQNILNRDIPWPDGEEELSPNSRNAIEILLTMDMTKRAGLKELKGHPLFEGLDWDNLQNQPMPFIPQPVDETDTSYFEARNNAQHLAVSGFSL; this is encoded by the exons ATGTCTGTCAAGTATATCTCTGAGGTGGCACTTGCTTTGGACTATCTTCACAGGCACGGAATCATCCACAG AGACCTGAAACCGGACAACATGCTCGTCTCTAATGAAGGTCACATCAAGCTTACAGATTTCGGCCTCTCCAAAGTCAAGCTCGATCGAG AGCTGAATCTTATGGATATCCTGATGACGCCTTCCTTAGTGAAGCCGAAGCGGGATTATTTTCGCACTCCAGGCCAGGTCTTGTCTTTGATAAGCTCCCTTGGATTC aacacCCCGGCGGTGGAGGGCAAGCGGCACAGCAGCGCCTCGGCCGTGTCGAGCCCCGCGCCGTGCGGGAGGGCGGAGCAGCGGAGGCGGTCCTACTGCTCTCCCgtgctgaggaagaggaaggagcaCCTGTTCTCCCCGCTCTCCTCCGAGCGGGCGCTGCATG GCCCCAGTAACAGAATGTTCAGTCCCAGCCTTCTGGCCAAGAGCCTGACCCCCAGGCTGCTCAAGTCCAGGCGGAGGTTTGAGACcgtgagcagcagcagcagccagtcCTGCTTTTTCCACTCCACCTCCGACTCGGAGAGCTGCGTGAGCCCCCTGTGGGAGAACGCCCAG GAAATGGAAGAGGTTGAGAACTTCCCTTACCCCAACGGGAGAGATGTGATTGGCAGAATGGGCAGACCCTCTACTACCTCAAAGCTGCCTGGAGATAAGACAGGCCACGATTTTAGGAAACCGGGCCATGACTCCGCTCTGGCTACGCTGGACAACCTCGACCTGAGCGCCCGTACTCAGAGGGGGCAGCTGGATTTCACCTCTGAGGAATTTTCCAGAAAAACCAAGAACGATGCTGCTCAAGGCAGCAAGCTGCAGTTCAACGATCCGGAAAGTTTCGGGCAGGGAAAAGCCGCCCCGtcagcagggggagctgtgtctgctgcaggtGAGCAGTCTTCCACCGCGGTCACCCAGCCAAAGGCAGCCTGGCCGACTCCCAAGCTGACCCCGTCTGTGAAACGAGGGTTCGAGCAGGTCGAGAAAAGTCCCGACTACAGCGAGGTCCAGGCAAAGAAGAAGGACGTGGAATACAAGCGCAGCTGCCAGGTCCCGGAGAGGAGCACCGGCCTCACGGGGGTGTTCGCCACGGTGCGGCTCCATAGCTTCGGCGGGGAACCGTTGGGGTGCGAGGCTCCCGAGCAGCAGGTGGCGAAGAGGTCCAGCCCCGCCCCCGTGGCGAAGAACCTGCTGTGCGAGCTGGAGGAGCCGTCCGAGGACACCGCTGCCGCCTCTGGGACGGGGTCCGACTCCAGCCTGACGTCCGACGGCGACCTGAGGCGGAGCCTGAGCCTGGACTCGGACAGCTCCCTGCAGGACATGTCCATCATCTCCGCCACCCCCCTCCGGGAGGCCCCGGGGCCTGGCGGCGCCCCTCGGGGCGGGTCGCTGACGTCGCCGTCGTCATCGCTGGAGGAGATGGACGAGGGCGAGGGCCATCCTAGGGTCCCCCGGGGGGCGGGCGGAGGGGGCCCCTCCTCAGCGCCGCCGGGCGGGCCAGCGAGCTCCCCCGCCCTCCTGAAGCCCAGGAACGTGGTGGCTTTCCGGAGCTACTGCAGCTCCATCAACAGGTCCAACATGTCCGGGTGCTCCCGGCTCAGTTTGGTCTCCGTGGACACCATGGAGACGTCCACCTCCGCCTCCTACCACAGCTCCTCCGTTGCCATGACCCCGgtgcagaggaggaggggccccagctcctgcagctctctctaCCAG acGCCGCAGCAGACCACCTCTCACACCCCTTTCAGAACCCCGAAGAGCGTCCGCAGGGGGCCTGCGCCCGTCGAAGGGGGGCCCCTCTTAGGGACCCCCGACTACCTGGCTCCAGAACTGCTCCTGGGGAAGCCTCACG ATTTCATGGTGGACTGGTGGGCGCTGGGGGTCTGCCTGTTCGAGTTCCTGACCGGGGTGCCCCCCTTCAACGACGAGACTCCGCAGCTCGTGTTCCAGAACATTCTCAACAGAG ATATTCCCTGGCCAGACGGTGAAGAGGAGCTGTCTCCTAATTCCAGGAATGCCATTGAAATCCTCCTCACCATGGACATGACAAAAAGGGCAGGCCTCAAAG AGCTGAAAGGCCACCCGCTCTTCGAAGGCCTGGACTGGGACAACCTGCAGAACCAGCCCATGCCGTTCATCCCCCAGCCGGTCGACGAGACGGACACCTCCTACTTCGAGGCCAGGAACAACGCCCAGCACCTGGCCGTCTCAGGGTTCAGCCTGTAG